One Lentisphaerota bacterium genomic window, CACCTTGGCACGCTTCGTGATACTCGTGGGTTAGTCACGACGTTAAGGAATACGAATCATGAAAGTGGCGGTGGCCATGTGGAACGGGAGGATTTCGCCGGTGTTCGATGTGGCGAGGCAGGTGTTGTTGCTCGATGTGGCGGACGGTCGTGTGATCGCTCGTCACGAGGAATCCCTACCGGGCGACGGGATGCAGGCACAGGCTGCCCGGCTGGCGGACCTCCATGCCGAGGTGTTGATCTGCGGGGCCATCTCCCGCCCGATGGCAAGCACGCTGGCCACCACGGGCGTGCGCGTGATCCCCTTTACGGCAGGCACCGTCGATGACGTTATCGCCGCGTGGCTGGTCGGCCGCCTCCCCGCCCCGGCGTTAAGCATGCCGGGATGTTGCCGCCAACACCGACGCTGTCGGCGTGGCAGGGCTGGGTGCGAAGGGCCTCGAACGGGGTCTGAACGCTTACAACAGGAGTCCATATGAAAATCGCGATTACCTCGACGGGAAGGGACATGACAGGTGCCATTGACCCGCGTTTCGGGAGGACCCCGTTCTTCTTGATCGTGGATACGGAAACAAACGAGCGCGTCGTCCACGACAACGCTCCGAATCTGAATGCCGCGCAAGGGGCAGGCATTCAGGCGGCTGAAACCGTTGCGCGGCTGGGGGCGCTGGCCGTAATCACCGGTAACGTGGGGCCCAAGGCATTCCGCGCATTGAACGCGGCTGGGATTAAGATCTATCTCGCAAAGGAAGGCACCGTCACTGATGCTCTCCGGGCCTTCCAGGCAGGGGCTTTGCCTGAAGTTTCCGTTGCCAACGTGGAAGGTCACTGGGCGTAATTCACACTGGATCGGGGAAGTTAAGACCGTGCTCAAAATGAACAGAATCGGAATCATCATCTGTGCCCGTTACAGGAGTTGTGGCGGTGGCAAATGCTTTCGGGCGCTACGCGAGCGGCATGGCGCATTTTCACGCTACCCGGCCAGCGAACAGGCTGAAATCATTGGCTACTCGAGTTGTGGGGGCTGTCCGGGGGGAAATGTGGAAACCGTTCCCGCCGAGTTCAAGAAGAACGGCGCCACGGTCATTCATCTGGCCACAGGATTGGTCGTTGGTTATCCGCCATGTCCGAATATTCGGCGATTCAAGACGTTCATCGAAACTGCTTATGGTCTGCCCGTCGTCATTGGCACCCACCCCATCCCGCAAACCTACATGAAGATACATGAAAGACTGCCTTTCTGGCAGGACAACGACATGGCGGACCTTTCCAAACTGCTTCTGGAAGAGTCTTCGGAGCTCCAAGCTACCTATAATTGAGTGTAGGGAACATCAACCAAGAGAAAAGGAGACAGTCATGCCAAAAAGAAACAGGGAGAGCCGAGTCCCGGTTCCAGGGAGAGAAACAATGATGCGACAGATGAAACGATGAAACTTGCCATTGCCAGCGGCAAGGGAGGAACCGGGAAGACCACCGTGGCGGTCAACCTGGCGTGGACGCTTGCCGACATGGGCAAGGGCGTCCAGTATCTCGATTGCGACGTCGAGGAACCGAACGGCCACATCTTTTTGAACCCCCAGATCACCACAACCGCAGCGGTCGGCATCCCGGTGCCCGTGGTGGACGAGGCAACGTGTACAGCGTGCCGCACGTGTGCGGAAATCTGCCAATACCACGCCATCGCCGTACTGAAAAAGACCCTGGTTTTTCCCGAACTCTGCCACGGGTGCGGGGGGTGCGTCCTCGTGTGCCCCGCAGGAGCGCTCCGCGAGGAGACCCGTCTGATCGGCGTGGTCGAGACAGGGCAGGCCGACGGCGTGGCCTTTGTTCAGGGTCGCTTAAATGTCGGCGAACCCATGGCACCCCCACTGATTCGCGCCGTCAGGAAGAAAGCAATTCTGGATGGCATCGCCATTCTGGACGCTCCTCCGGGCACGTCCTGCCCCGTGGTTACGACCGTGCGGGACGCCGACTACGTGCTCCTGGTCACGGAACCAACGCCATTTGGACTGAATGACCTGAAACTGGCCGTGGAGATGTTGCGGCAACTCCGCCTCCGGCATGGCGTGGTCATCAACCGCGCGGATATCGGCGACCAACAGGTGCGCGCCTTCTGCGCCGCCGAACGCATTCCGGTGCTGTTGGAGCTTCCCGACGACCGCCGGGTGGCGGAGATCTATTCGCGAGGACAGATGGCCGTTCACGTCCTGCCGGAGTGGCGCACGCTGTTCTTGGATTTGTGGAAAAGCATGGAGAAAGACGCATGACACCATCATCCACAAAACACATCTTCTTCCTGCTGCGCGTCAAGCGTCCCCTCGTTGCCGCCCAAGTCGGTGCGAAGGTGGGGGACATGATTGTTCTGGAACGGAACGGGAAAGGCGCACCATGAGAGAACTCGTCGTCATCAGCGGCAAGGGCGGCACGGGCAAGACCAGCCTGATCGCGTCCTTCGCCGCGTTGGCCGGTTCGACAGGCTCACGGCAGGCCGGGAATGCCGTGCTGGCGGACTGCGACGTGGATGCCGCCGACCTCCACCTCGTGCTGGCGCCCACGATGTGCCGACGTGAAGATTTCTACTGCGGCCATACGGCGACCCTTCGCCAGTCCGACTGCATCGGGTGCGGCGCCTGCCTGGCCCGGTGCCGGTTCGATGCGGTCCGCAAAACCAAAGGCGGCGCTGGCGGGCCCACGTTTACCATTGACGCCACCGCCTGCGAGGGGTGCGGTGTGTGCGTCTGGTCGTGCCCAGTCAAGGCCATTGATTTTTCCGAACGACTCAGCGGTGAATGGTATGTGTCCGACACGCGCCACGGCCCGATGGTCCATGCCCGGCTGATCCCCGGCGGCGAGAACTCCGGCAAACTGGTCGCCAAAGTCCGGGAAACCGCCCGCACACTCGCCGAAGAACGGAAGGCCGACCTCATCCTGGTCGATGGCCCGCCGGGCATCGGTTGTGCCGTGATTGCCTCTGTGAGCGGTGCCTCGCAGGTTCTGGTGGTGACCGAACCCACCCTTTCGGGCGCACACGACATGGCGCGGGTGCTCGAACTCACCCGCCACTTCAACATCCCGACCGCCGTGTGCGTGAACAAGTGGGACTTGAATTCGGACATGACCGAACGAATCGAGTCCGAGGCCCGCCGGACTGGCGCCACTGTCGTTGGGCGCGTGCGTTATGGCCGAGCGGTGACGGACGCCCAGTTGCAGGGGCGCGCCGTGGTCGAGACGGATGCCGGGGCGTTGGGTAACGACGTCCGCGCGATATGGGAGAATCTGTCCCGATGACAATTACCATTTTAGCCGAGAATACGGCGCTGACACGCAACGTGCTTGGCGAGCACGGACTGGCCTTTTGGCTGGAATCACAGGAGCACCGCTTGCTTTTTGATACGGGCCAGGGGCGCATACTGACCGACAATGCGCAAGCTCTGGGCGTGGATTTGCATGCGGTGAACACAATCGTTCTCAGTCATGGTCACTACGACCATACCGGCGCATTGCCCACCGTGTTGCATCAGGCGACAGGCGTCGTGATGCTGCATGCCCATCCGGATGCCCTGCTGCCAAAGTACCGCCGAAACCAATCCGGCGTGCGTGAAATCGGCATGTCCGAAGAATCACGAGCGGCCATTACAGGCGAGCGATGCCGCTTCATCCCGTCTCGACGGGTCACTCAGGTTGCGCCTGGGCTTTACGCCACAGGCGAAATTCCGCGCCGTCATCCCGAAGAGACCATCACCGAGTCGTTCTGCCGCGATCCACTCGGGCGCGATCCTGATCTTTTACTGGATGACCAGGCTCTTTATTTTGATAGTCCGTTCGGCTCCATCGTTCTGCTCGGGTGCGCGCATGCGGGCATCATCAACACCCTCGACCACGTGCAGACGCTGACCGGCAACCAGCCGTTGCATGCCGTGATTGGCGGCACACACTTACGCGCGGCACACGCGGATCGGCTGGATTGGACGATTCGTGAATTGCGCCGATTCAACATTGCTTGTCTGGTTCCCTTGCACTGCACAGGACAGCCAGCGGGTGCAGCCCTTTGGTCGGCCTTCCCCAACACCTGCCGCGAAGGGGGTGCGGGAACTGTATTTGAGTTTCAAGAAAGGCTCACCACACACCCAGAACAAACCCCCAACCCAAAAGGACGGTTATCACCTATGAAAATCGCTATACCGATCGCCGAAGGCAAACTCTGCATGCACTTTGGCCACTGCAACCAGTTCGCCCTGCTCGACGTTGATGAAAAGGCCAAGACGGTCACCAACAAGCAGATGCTCACGCCGCCGCCACACGAACCCGGGGTCTTGCCTCGCTGGCTGCACGATCAAGGCGCCACGGTCATCATCGCAGGCGGCATGGGCAGTCGCGCGCAGAATTTGTTTGCGGAAAACGGCATCCAGGTAGTGGTGGGCGCACCGGCCGAAACGCCGGAAACCCTGGTGGCCCACTATCTGACGGGAACGCTCGTGTCCGGGACAAATGTCTGTGACCACTGAGCCCTCAGCGGAAAAGAAGGAGGCCCTGCGGTCACGTCTGCATGCGCACTGTTTACTTTGCGGCGGAGAACACGCGCAGGGCTTCCGTCTCGCATTTGAAGCGCACGCCGATGGGCATGTGGAGGCTTCCTTCCCGTGTGACCCACACTACCAAGGCTACACGGGGTATCTGCACGGAGGTGTCATTGCCTCGCTTCTGGACAGTGCCATGACAAACTGCCTATTCACCCATGGACATGTCGCCATGACGGGCGAACTGAAGGTGAGGTTTCTCAAACCGGTCATCGTGAATCGCCCTGTTGTGGTCAGCGCCCGTCTGGACGCACCTCATGCCCCGTTGTTCAAAGTGAGTGGCGAGGTTCGCCAACACGGCGAGGTCATGGCACGCGCAACCGCCAAGTTTGTAGAAGTGCGACTATC contains:
- a CDS encoding dinitrogenase iron-molybdenum cofactor biosynthesis protein encodes the protein MKVAVAMWNGRISPVFDVARQVLLLDVADGRVIARHEESLPGDGMQAQAARLADLHAEVLICGAISRPMASTLATTGVRVIPFTAGTVDDVIAAWLVGRLPAPALSMPGCCRQHRRCRRGRAGCEGPRTGSERLQQESI
- a CDS encoding dinitrogenase iron-molybdenum cofactor biosynthesis protein, encoding MKIAITSTGRDMTGAIDPRFGRTPFFLIVDTETNERVVHDNAPNLNAAQGAGIQAAETVARLGALAVITGNVGPKAFRALNAAGIKIYLAKEGTVTDALRAFQAGALPEVSVANVEGHWA
- a CDS encoding CGGC domain-containing protein, with translation MNRIGIIICARYRSCGGGKCFRALRERHGAFSRYPASEQAEIIGYSSCGGCPGGNVETVPAEFKKNGATVIHLATGLVVGYPPCPNIRRFKTFIETAYGLPVVIGTHPIPQTYMKIHERLPFWQDNDMADLSKLLLEESSELQATYN
- a CDS encoding (4Fe-4S)-binding protein, with the protein product MKLAIASGKGGTGKTTVAVNLAWTLADMGKGVQYLDCDVEEPNGHIFLNPQITTTAAVGIPVPVVDEATCTACRTCAEICQYHAIAVLKKTLVFPELCHGCGGCVLVCPAGALREETRLIGVVETGQADGVAFVQGRLNVGEPMAPPLIRAVRKKAILDGIAILDAPPGTSCPVVTTVRDADYVLLVTEPTPFGLNDLKLAVEMLRQLRLRHGVVINRADIGDQQVRAFCAAERIPVLLELPDDRRVAEIYSRGQMAVHVLPEWRTLFLDLWKSMEKDA
- a CDS encoding 4Fe-4S dicluster domain-containing protein, whose protein sequence is MRELVVISGKGGTGKTSLIASFAALAGSTGSRQAGNAVLADCDVDAADLHLVLAPTMCRREDFYCGHTATLRQSDCIGCGACLARCRFDAVRKTKGGAGGPTFTIDATACEGCGVCVWSCPVKAIDFSERLSGEWYVSDTRHGPMVHARLIPGGENSGKLVAKVRETARTLAEERKADLILVDGPPGIGCAVIASVSGASQVLVVTEPTLSGAHDMARVLELTRHFNIPTAVCVNKWDLNSDMTERIESEARRTGATVVGRVRYGRAVTDAQLQGRAVVETDAGALGNDVRAIWENLSR
- a CDS encoding MBL fold metallo-hydrolase translates to MGESVPMTITILAENTALTRNVLGEHGLAFWLESQEHRLLFDTGQGRILTDNAQALGVDLHAVNTIVLSHGHYDHTGALPTVLHQATGVVMLHAHPDALLPKYRRNQSGVREIGMSEESRAAITGERCRFIPSRRVTQVAPGLYATGEIPRRHPEETITESFCRDPLGRDPDLLLDDQALYFDSPFGSIVLLGCAHAGIINTLDHVQTLTGNQPLHAVIGGTHLRAAHADRLDWTIRELRRFNIACLVPLHCTGQPAGAALWSAFPNTCREGGAGTVFEFQERLTTHPEQTPNPKGRLSPMKIAIPIAEGKLCMHFGHCNQFALLDVDEKAKTVTNKQMLTPPPHEPGVLPRWLHDQGATVIIAGGMGSRAQNLFAENGIQVVVGAPAETPETLVAHYLTGTLVSGTNVCDH
- a CDS encoding PaaI family thioesterase; protein product: MSVTTEPSAEKKEALRSRLHAHCLLCGGEHAQGFRLAFEAHADGHVEASFPCDPHYQGYTGYLHGGVIASLLDSAMTNCLFTHGHVAMTGELKVRFLKPVIVNRPVVVSARLDAPHAPLFKVSGEVRQHGEVMARATAKFVEVRLSNAGLLDARHAAGASV